In Oryza brachyantha chromosome 1, ObraRS2, whole genome shotgun sequence, the following are encoded in one genomic region:
- the LOC102719068 gene encoding putative pentatricopeptide repeat-containing protein At1g64310 — MRGSLAAVTANGAAFLLPLPHTKQLHARLLVSSVPDDLHLRLRLLLLRSYAARGDLGSARRLLDDRRHKASPLLYNALIRAHARRLDLRAALALFACMRRSATAPDAHTFACVLRACVDCSRPDAARAAHAIVVCSAMSSHPVVGSALVSAYAKLGPLADVRRVFDGLPEPDLVLWNSMMSAYGYRGMWYDGLDLFSAMRRAGEQPDGYSMVSLVSSFWNHEALAFGHAVHGVCIKGGYDAGHHVRSALVSMYFRCGCMDSGHTLFDNLLDADLVTWSSLITGLLRIGMYGDSFDLFQRMCHSGRRPDNILLASLLSACASTVNINHSKEIHCFAVRLGAHLDIKVSSSLIDAYAKCGFPDLAYGVFFQMPSKNLVMYNTVISNLGSHGFAVKAIEILDEMISDNLRPDSATFSALLAACCHAGLLDEGWKLFSRMRDEFNILVKIEHYVYIVRLLATFGQLRAAYDLIQTMPVQPDSGVWGALLWGCCVHRDSSLGRIVAERLSELCPDKASYRVMLSNLYASQEMWWDVEDVRADLTNDDTHKNTAISWVGGQGNDYRTSIV, encoded by the coding sequence ATGCGCGggagcctcgccgccgtcaccgcgaatggcgccgccttcctcctcccgctcccccACACCAAGCAGCTCCACGCGCGGCTGCTCGTCTCCTCCGTGCCCGAcgacctccacctccgcctccgccttctcctcctccgctcctaCGCCGCACGGGGGGACCTCGGCTCCGCGCGCCGCCTGCTCGACGACCGCCGCCACAAGGCCTCGCCTCTTCTCTACAACGCCCTCATCCGCGCCCACGCCCGCCGCCTCGACCTCCGCGCGGCGCTCGCGCTCTTCGCCTGCATGCGCCGCTCCGCCACAGCGCCTGACGCGCACACCTTCGCCTGCGTCCTCCGCGCCTGCGTCGACTGCTCGCGCCCCGACGCCGCCAGGGCTGCGCATGCCATCGTGGTGTGCTCGGCCATGTCTTCGCATCCTGTCGTCGGAAGCGCGCTCGTCAGCGCTTACGCGAAGCTTGGTCCCCTTGCCGACGTTCGCCGCGTGTTCGATGGATTGCCTGAGCCAGACTTGGTTCTCTGGAACTCCATGATGTCTGCTTATGGGTACCGGGGGATGTGGTACGATGGCCTTGATCTGTTCTCCGCAATGAGGAGAGCTGGGGAGCAGCCGGATGGGTACTCAATGGTCAGCTTGGTCTCATCTTTCTGGAATCATGAGGCGCTAGCTTTCGGTCATGCCGTTCATGGAGTGTGTATCAAGGGAGGTTATGATGCAGGACACCATGTGAGAAGCGCGCTTGTCAGCATGTACTTCAGGTGTGGATGCATGGATTCGGGCCACACCTTGTTTGATAACTTGTTGGATGCAGATTTGGTTACATGGTCTTCACTAATTACAGGGTTATTGCGCATCGGCATGTACGGGGACtcatttgatttgtttcagCGAATGTGCCACTCGGGTAGGAGGCCTGACAACATATTGCTTGCTAGCCTTCTCTCGGCATGTGCTTCTACagtaaatattaatcatagCAAGGAGATACATTGTTTTGCAGTTAGGCTTGGAGCTCATCTAGACATCAAGGTCTCGTCTTCTCTAATTGATGCTTATGCAAAATGTGGTTTTCCTGATCTTGCATATGGGGTGTTCTTCCAAATGCCTAGTAAGAATTTAGTTATGTACAACACAGTCATATCAAACCTTGGTTCTCACGGTTTTGCAGTGAAAGCCATTGAAATCCTTGATGAGATGATAAGTGACAACCTCAGGCCTGACAGTGCTACATTCTCAGCATTACTTGCTGCATGTTGTCATGCGGGCCTCTTGGATGAAGGGTGGAAGTTGTTTAGCAGAATGAGAGATGAGTTCAATATATTGGTTAAAATAGAGCACTATGTATATATTGTGAGGCTTCTTGCAACGTTTGGTCAGCTCAGGGCGGCATATGATCTTATACAAACTATGCCAGTACAACCAGATTCCGGTGTGTGGGGTGCATTGCTTTGGGGTTGCTGTGTCCATCGTGATTCCAGCCTTGGAAGGATCGTTGCTGAGAGGCTATCTGAGTTATGTCCAGACAAGGCTTCTTACAGGGTCATGCTTTCAAATCTTTATGCATCACAGGAGATGTGGTGGGATGTCGAGGACGTGAGGGCTGACCTGACAAATGACGATACGCATAAAAACACAGCGATCAGTTGGGTTGGTGGTCAAGGAAATGATTATCGGACATCTATTGTTTAG
- the LOC102710446 gene encoding lysM domain receptor-like kinase 3 isoform X1, whose translation MEQQINQPLQQPDPHLPPILLTMASHGFLLFFFLFLQHLHVTISLPDHSPGRSLLASAPGWQPMPCDAAMSSANPVCGSYLYVTPRGRDLSQVASDFAANASLVQRLTRRRLSGSETSDSEEEALLVSVPCACRVINATMAGLFHDTGYTVKGGDTGDAISSRTFSGLAMDAGGGDGHTLAIGERLVIHLPCGCSSTAPGEVLSYAVQDRDTLGAIASLFGSSSKDILDLNPSLKDPDFISPGWTLFVPMGVAGSSNRNVRRLPIIIAASISAAIFLLCVLTITLRLRRRSTTLHNVEAPAAHKMEKLPSNTSIAALESRFYPSMRINEIDPFQTERPVIFSLGVIEDATSSFDEKRKIGEGGYGSVYLGFIGAHEIAVKKMKASKSKEFFAELKVLCKVHHINVVELIGYAAGDDHLYLVYEYVQNGSLSEHLHDPLLKGHQSLSWTARTQIAVDSARGIEYVHDHTKTCYVHRDIKTSNILLDNGLRAKVADFGLVKLVQRSDEDECMATRLVGTPGYLPPESVLELHMTTKSDVYAFGVVLAELITGLRALVRDNKEANKTKSLISIMKKAFKPEDLESSLETIVDPYLKDSYPIEEVCKLANISMWCLSEDPLDRPEMREIMPILAQIHLASIEWEASLGGASEIFSGVSNGR comes from the exons ATGGAGCAGCAGATAAACCAACCTCTGCAGCAACCAGACCCCCATTTGCCACCCATTTTGCTCACCATGGCCAGCCATGGCttcctcctctttttcttcctctttctGCAGCACCTTCACGTCACCATCTCTCTGCCTGATCACTCACCGGGAAGAAGCTTACTGGCATCAGCTCCAGGATGGCAGCCCATGCCATGCGACGCCGCCATGTCGTCTGCCAACCCAGTCTGCGGCTCCTACCTCTACGTCACTCCGCGGGGGCGCGACCTCTCCCAGGTAGCCTCCGACTTCGCCGCGAACGCGTCTCTGGTGCAGCGCCTcacccggcggcggctctcCGGCTCGGAGACGTCGGactcggaggaggaggccctGCTGGTGAGCGTGCCGTGCGCGTGCAGGGTGATCAACGCCACCATGGCCGGCCTCTTCCACGACACCGGCTACACGGTGAAGGGCGGCGACACGGGCGACGCGATCAGCAGCAGGACGTTCAGTGGGCTCGCCatggacgccggcggcggcgatggccatACCCTGGCGATCGGGGAGAGGCTGGTCATCCACCTTCCGTGCGGCTGctcctcgacggcgccgggGGAGGTGCTGTCGTATGCAGTTCAGGATAGGGATACCCTGGGCGCCATCGCAAGCTTGTTTGGATCGAGTTCGAAAGATATCTTGGACTTGAACCCTAGCCTGAAAGATCCTGATTTTATAAGCCCAGGATGGACGCTGTTTGTGCCCATGGGAGTCGCCGGTTCCTCTAACAGGA ACGTTCGCCGTTTGCCGATCATAATAGCAGCATCCATATCAGCtgcaattttcctcctctgcGTGTTAACCATCACACTTCGCCTGAGAAGGAGGTCTACTACTCTGCACAACGTCGAAGCACCTGCTGCGCACAAAATGGAGAAACTTCCCAGCAACACGAGCATTGCTGCCCTTGAGAGCCGTTTCTATCCATCCATGAGAATCAATG AAATTGATCCATTCCAAACAGAGAGGCCTGTGATTTTCAGTTTGGGGGTGATAGAAGATGCTACGTCTAGTTTTGATGAGAAGAGGAAGATTGGTGAGGGAGGATATGGTAGTGTCTACCTTGGATTCATAGGAGCGCAC GAAATCGCAGTCAAGAAGATGAAAGCAAGCAAGTCAAAGGAGTTCTTTGCTGAGTTAAAAGTGCTGTGCAAAGTACATCACATAAATGTG GTCGAATTGATTGGTTATGCTGCTGGGGATGATCACCTCTACCTGGTTTATGAGTATGTCCAGAATGGATCGCTCAGTGAGCATCTCCATGATCCTTTGCTGAAAG GCCATCAATCTCTGTCATGGACTGCAAGAACACAGATAGCAGTGGATTCTGCACGCGGTATCGAATACGTCCATGATCATACAAAGACCTGCTATGTGCACCGTGACATCAAAACCAGCAATATTCTGCTGGATAATGGTCTACGAGCTAAA GTTGCAGATTTCGGCCTGGTGAAGCTTGTTCAGCGTAGTGATGAAGATGAATGCATGGCCACTCGTTTGGTTGGAACGCCAGGCTACCTTCCACCAGA ATCAGTTCTTGAGCTTCACATGACTACCAAATCTGATGTGTATGCATTCGGAGTAGTTCTTGCAGAGCTCATTACTGGTCTCCGTGCGCTTGTGAGGGACAACAAGGAAGCTAATAAGACAAAATCTCTAATCTCAATT ATGAAGAAAGCATTCAAGCCAGAAGATCTGGAGAGCTCACTGGAGACAATTGTAGATCCCTACCTGAAGGACAGTTACCCCATTGAAGAAGTTTGCAAG TTGGCAAACATTTCTATGTGGTGCCTAAGTGAGGATCCACTGGACCGACCAGAGATGAGGGAGATCATGCCAATCTTGGCTCAAATTCATCTGGCTTCCATAGAGTGGGAAGCATCACTTGGAGGCGCCAGCGAAATCTTCAGTGGCGTTTCCAATGGTAGATGA
- the LOC102710446 gene encoding lysM domain receptor-like kinase 3 isoform X2 — MEQQINQPLQQPDPHLPPILLTMASHGFLLFFFLFLQHLHVTISLPDHSPGRSLLASAPGWQPMPCDAAMSSANPVCGSYLYVTPRGRDLSQVASDFAANASLVQRLTRRRLSGSETSDSEEEALLVSVPCACRVINATMAGLFHDTGYTVKGGDTGDAISSRTFSGLAMDAGGGDGHTLAIGERLVIHLPCGCSSTAPGEVLSYAVQDRDTLGAIASLFGSSSKDILDLNPSLKDPDFISPGWTLFVPMGVAGSSNRKIDPFQTERPVIFSLGVIEDATSSFDEKRKIGEGGYGSVYLGFIGAHEIAVKKMKASKSKEFFAELKVLCKVHHINVVELIGYAAGDDHLYLVYEYVQNGSLSEHLHDPLLKGHQSLSWTARTQIAVDSARGIEYVHDHTKTCYVHRDIKTSNILLDNGLRAKVADFGLVKLVQRSDEDECMATRLVGTPGYLPPESVLELHMTTKSDVYAFGVVLAELITGLRALVRDNKEANKTKSLISIMKKAFKPEDLESSLETIVDPYLKDSYPIEEVCKLANISMWCLSEDPLDRPEMREIMPILAQIHLASIEWEASLGGASEIFSGVSNGR, encoded by the exons ATGGAGCAGCAGATAAACCAACCTCTGCAGCAACCAGACCCCCATTTGCCACCCATTTTGCTCACCATGGCCAGCCATGGCttcctcctctttttcttcctctttctGCAGCACCTTCACGTCACCATCTCTCTGCCTGATCACTCACCGGGAAGAAGCTTACTGGCATCAGCTCCAGGATGGCAGCCCATGCCATGCGACGCCGCCATGTCGTCTGCCAACCCAGTCTGCGGCTCCTACCTCTACGTCACTCCGCGGGGGCGCGACCTCTCCCAGGTAGCCTCCGACTTCGCCGCGAACGCGTCTCTGGTGCAGCGCCTcacccggcggcggctctcCGGCTCGGAGACGTCGGactcggaggaggaggccctGCTGGTGAGCGTGCCGTGCGCGTGCAGGGTGATCAACGCCACCATGGCCGGCCTCTTCCACGACACCGGCTACACGGTGAAGGGCGGCGACACGGGCGACGCGATCAGCAGCAGGACGTTCAGTGGGCTCGCCatggacgccggcggcggcgatggccatACCCTGGCGATCGGGGAGAGGCTGGTCATCCACCTTCCGTGCGGCTGctcctcgacggcgccgggGGAGGTGCTGTCGTATGCAGTTCAGGATAGGGATACCCTGGGCGCCATCGCAAGCTTGTTTGGATCGAGTTCGAAAGATATCTTGGACTTGAACCCTAGCCTGAAAGATCCTGATTTTATAAGCCCAGGATGGACGCTGTTTGTGCCCATGGGAGTCGCCGGTTCCTCTAACAGGA AAATTGATCCATTCCAAACAGAGAGGCCTGTGATTTTCAGTTTGGGGGTGATAGAAGATGCTACGTCTAGTTTTGATGAGAAGAGGAAGATTGGTGAGGGAGGATATGGTAGTGTCTACCTTGGATTCATAGGAGCGCAC GAAATCGCAGTCAAGAAGATGAAAGCAAGCAAGTCAAAGGAGTTCTTTGCTGAGTTAAAAGTGCTGTGCAAAGTACATCACATAAATGTG GTCGAATTGATTGGTTATGCTGCTGGGGATGATCACCTCTACCTGGTTTATGAGTATGTCCAGAATGGATCGCTCAGTGAGCATCTCCATGATCCTTTGCTGAAAG GCCATCAATCTCTGTCATGGACTGCAAGAACACAGATAGCAGTGGATTCTGCACGCGGTATCGAATACGTCCATGATCATACAAAGACCTGCTATGTGCACCGTGACATCAAAACCAGCAATATTCTGCTGGATAATGGTCTACGAGCTAAA GTTGCAGATTTCGGCCTGGTGAAGCTTGTTCAGCGTAGTGATGAAGATGAATGCATGGCCACTCGTTTGGTTGGAACGCCAGGCTACCTTCCACCAGA ATCAGTTCTTGAGCTTCACATGACTACCAAATCTGATGTGTATGCATTCGGAGTAGTTCTTGCAGAGCTCATTACTGGTCTCCGTGCGCTTGTGAGGGACAACAAGGAAGCTAATAAGACAAAATCTCTAATCTCAATT ATGAAGAAAGCATTCAAGCCAGAAGATCTGGAGAGCTCACTGGAGACAATTGTAGATCCCTACCTGAAGGACAGTTACCCCATTGAAGAAGTTTGCAAG TTGGCAAACATTTCTATGTGGTGCCTAAGTGAGGATCCACTGGACCGACCAGAGATGAGGGAGATCATGCCAATCTTGGCTCAAATTCATCTGGCTTCCATAGAGTGGGAAGCATCACTTGGAGGCGCCAGCGAAATCTTCAGTGGCGTTTCCAATGGTAGATGA